The genome window CCTCGCGGCCGTATGTCACCGGGCCGCAGGAGGTGCCGGCGAATACCGTCTACCAGCCGCTGGCCAAGGGCGGCCTGGCCTTCACGGAACAGGTCAGCCTGTCCGGCGAGGCGGGCCTGTCGGGCGGCGATATTGAACTCGATAACGCCGATGGCGCTCTGGATGGCTGGTTGGATGACGTCTGGATGAACCGGCCGATCAAAGCATGGGCAGGCGATCCCTCCTGGCCGCGTGCCGACTTCCAGCTGGTCTTCGACGGCATCATCGCCGACGGGGCCAGTGCGGGGCGCGAGTCGGTCAACCTGGTACTACGCGACAAGCTGCAGCGCCTGAATACGCCGATCTCCGAGGCCAAGCTGGGGGGCACGACGCCGAACAAGGACGCCATCCTGCCGATACCGTTTGGCGAGTGCCACAACGTCACGCCGCTGCTGACCGATCCGGCGACCCTGGAATACGGCTTTCTCGGCGCGGTTGAATCGACGTTCGAGGTGCGCACCAACGGCAAGCCGATTGCCGTGGCCTTGAATGACCAGGCGGGACGCTTCAATCTGACCACCGATCCGTTTTCCACCACGATCACGGCCAGCGTGCAGGGCGACAAGGGCGGCGGTTATGCGCCGCGCATCGCGCCGCTGGTGCAGCGTATCGCCACCGCCTACGGCAAGGTATCGGACCACTTCACCCTGGCCGACCTGGACCTGGCCAATCTGGCCGCCTTCGATGCCGCCCACCCGCAGCTGGTGGGCCTGTACGTTGCGGACCGGACGAACCAGGCGCAAGCTATCCAGCAACTGGCGGCCAGCGTGGGCGCCCAGGCGCTGATGTCGCGCACCGGCCAGCTGCGCCTGGTGCAGATCGCGCTGCCCGCCTCCGGCGTGCCGGTGCAGATTGGCCCCGAACACATGCGACTCAATTCCTTGCGCCCGGTACAGCGCCTGCCAGTGGTGGCGGCCGTCAAGATCGCCTTCGACCGCAATTACACGCTGCAGGCCAGTCTGACCACCAGCATCCCGCCAGCGCATGCCGACCTGTACGCGACGGAGTGGCTGACGGAAACCGCTGTCGATGGCGATGTGAAGGCGCGCTACCGGCTGACGGATGACCCGCCGCAGATCGAAACCTGCCTCAAGACCAACGCGGACGCGCAAGCGGAAGCGGCCCGGCGCCTGGCCCTGAACAAGGTGCAGCGCACGATTTACGAATTTGATGGAGAGCCTGAGATGATGATGCTGGAACTGGGGCAGCCCGTGGTGCTGCGCGATGATCGCTTCGGCCTGCAGGACGGCATGCCCGGCGTGGTGGTACTGCTGTCGCACCAATGGCTGGCCGGGCGCGTGACGGTGGGGGTGCTGGTATGACGGCCATCGGCGGCGCGCGCGATACGCTGCTGCAGGCGACGGCTCAGCGCTTCAGCACGACGGCCGATGGCAAGGCGATCCTGATGTCGGCCAGCACGCCCGTCTTTCGCGTCAATAGCGCCGGCGCCGGCGCGCCCGGTTCGATTGCCATTACCGCCAAGCCGGTGAACGTGGTGGGCGATATCGTGTTTTCCGTATCAGCCGGCACGACCTTGCGGGTCAACGGCAACGTGGCCACGGTCGACTTTGCCACCATGACCACGGATACCGCCCTGGTGCAGGCGCGCATCCGCGAATTCGGCGTCGATTACCTCGCCAATTACATGGTCAGCAAGGTCTTCGACGGCGTTGCCGGCGAGACGGGCCTGGCCGGCTTGAACACGGGCCAGGCCTTCGCCTACAAGCGCGCGGCCGTGGCGCCTGCGGACTCGCCCGGCGACGTGATCTACACCTTCGCCACGGCGGCCATCACCACGCCGGCCGGCAACGACCTGGCCAATGGCTGGTCGAAGAACATCCCGGCCGGCACGGCGCCCTTGTACGTGCGCGTGGCGGCTGCCAGCTCGCGCAATGCCACGGATAGCATCGCCGCCAATGAGTGGGCGGGGGCCGTGCAGCTGGCCAAAGATGGTGCTGCGGGCGCCAATGGCGTCGACGGCCTGAATGTGGCGCCCGTGCGCATCTACCAGCGCGGCGCCTCCAACATTGCGCCGGCGCTGCCAAGCGCGGCATGCACATTCACCTTTGCCACGGGCGCGCTGACAGGCCTGAACAACGGCTGGTCGACGCAGGTGCCGACGGCGGGTGGTGCCTACCTGTTCACATCGGGCGCCACGGCCGCGTCGCGCACGGCGACCGACGACATCGCCCCAGGCGAATGGGCGGCCGCTGCGCGCCTAGCCGCCGATGGCGCCACCGGCCAGCGCGGTACCGTGACGGTGACGGCGCCCGGCTATTCGGCCTGGTCGGATGCCTCGGCCGTGTATGAGCTGGGGCATGCAGGCTATGGGGCGCCGATCAATCGCGACGTGGTGACCTTGTATGACGCGACGCATGCGGTGACGAAGTTCTACGTTGATGGCGGCTGGGAGAGCTTGGATACTGTTCTGAACGGCAATTTGCTGGTGCCGGGCACTGTGGCAACGCAGGCGCTGGCGGCGGACTCCGTTACAGCCGAAAAGATTGATGCGCGAGGGCTGAGCATCAAGGATACAGCTGGCAATATTATCCTCAGCGCCGGCACGCCCTTGACGTCGAACTATATGAATGCGGGGATAGGCGCAGGCAATCTGATCAGTAATTCCGGCCCGTACCCTGGCACTGCGGGGGGCTTCGGCGTGGAGTATTCTTTCGCCCCAGGGCTGACAGCTGTCATTGATAGCCCTGAGTTCTACCGGCCGACCGGCGCCGGCGGCGTTTACATGCGGTGCCCCGGGACCGTTCCAGTAGATGCGGTGGCTATCATGACCCCGAGGCAGGACGGCGCATTCCGAAAATTTCCGGTGATTTCTGGCGTGCGCTATGAATTCAGTATCTACATGACGACCCACCGCTGCAAGGGCGCGGCAAATATCGCCTTTTACGATGCCGCAGGCACGTATATAACGGAGATGGGTGGGAACGCTGTGGACAACGTGTCGACCACAGGCCCCCTGAGCGTGTGGCCAAGATCCGTTGTATTTGCTGTGGCGCCGGCAGGGGCCGCTTACGCGTCTGTACGCGGCGTGCTTGTTGGCAAGGGTGCCGTCGATGCCTACCTTTTTACCTCGTCGTGGTACTTCGGCGTGGCGCTTGCCGCGCAGACGGTGCCATCTGCTTGGGCCGATGGTCCAGGAGCGAGGTTTGGAGACAATCTTTACGGTCAGATCACGCCGACCAATTCGCCGACTTACATCGCTAACGCCGCCATTTTAAACGCGCAGATTGGCGGCGACATTTATAGCAGTAATTGGAATGGCAGTACGACAGGATGGCATCTGGACCGGAATGGGAATTTCTATGCGAACAGCGGCACTTTTCGTGGTGAACTACTTGGTGCGTCTGGCACTTTTTCCGGGAGATTGACGGCAACGACAGTTATTGCCGGACGGGGGCAAAACGAAAATAATACAACGTTCATCGATTTTAACGCTACCGGTAGTATGCCGTTTATCTATGCTGGCTCGGGAGCCGTGCGGATCACCGCCGATGGAGAGGGTACTTTTGCCCGCCGAATCCTCTCGCCACCGAATCTGGTGAAGCATGGAGTGGAGCGGATTTCCCCAGGAGTAGTGGGATGGATTAATGACGAATATCGTCAGTTTACTGTTTACATCGATACCGGGCACAGATTCGAGTCTCCATGGCATACCGTCCCATCGGACACTTTTTTGGCCAATGCCACGATTTCAGATGGTCAGAGCTGGCGCGGTGGCTGCAATGGCTATAGCGAAGCGTCTATTGTTGTTGGTGATGGCCTCAACAACGGAGCCTCCCTCTTGCCTCTCGATAATCAGATATACATTCGATTTACCTGGACCCCAGTCAGTGGCAGTGGCTACATCAACCCAACCGAGATCACCTGGAAATTGGTGAAAATCTAATGAAAAATCTACGCATTATTTATGACAATGCCGCCGACCGTGCGGTGTTGACGGCATCGAGCCAGGCGGGTGCGCTGGGGCCGGCCAATATGCAGCGCGACGGAAAGTCTCTGGTGTTGCGCTCAATCGGCGCAGCGTTGAGCATGACGGCAACGTGGCCATCACCGGAAATCATCGGTGGCGTGGCCCTGCCGTTTTGCAACCTGACTCCAACTGCGACCATCCGCGTGCGCGGCTACATCGAGCTTGGCGACGCTGCGCCAGCGTTCGATTCCGGCGTCATGCCAGCGTGTGAGTATGCGCGGCTGGGCATGTGGGACTGGGGCGCATTGCCGCTAGGCTTGAATGCCTACAGTTACGGCGGCGGTACGTATGCGCGGTGCTGGTTCCAGATGCGCAGCATCAGGAAACTGGTGATTGACCTGGCCGACCCCGACAATCCTGCCGGCTATATCGAGGCTCCCCGCCTGGTGGCGGGGGCTTACTGGAGTCCCGAGCAGAACGCATCGTATGGTGCTGGTATCACGACAGTCGATACCAGCAGTCAGTATCGCAACGGCGCCGGCGAACAGAAGGTGGAGCGGGGCGTGATGTACCGCAAGCTGTCGCTCGCGCTCGATCACATGACGCCGCTGGACCGTGCCGAACTGTGGCGCATCGTGCGCGGCAACGGCCTGTCGCGTCCGCTTTTCGTCAGCCTGTATCCCGATAGCGACGACGTTGAGCTGGAGCAGGCGCACCAGGTGTATGGGCGCCTGGCCAATCTGGCCGCCATCACCACACCATCTTTCCAGGCTTATGCCACCAACATTGAAATCGAGGAGCTGTAATGGGAGATTTTTTTTACTATGGGCAGAAGGATACGATCCAGCGCCTGAATGAGCTGGCTGGGCGCGGCGCCGTTGTGGCGTCGTATGCGCCAGGGGTGGGGCGGTCTCCGCTTGGAGGGCCGAATGGCTATATGAACCCTGCTTGGCTTGATCCAAATTTACCTTTATATACAGATGTGCCTCTGGCAGTTAAAGCTGCTGGTAAATTTGGATATACATTCCTTCATGCTGGCCAAGGGCAACGCTTGTATAAAATTGCAACATTACCAGTAGAAAATATTGGTTCCTACGCTACCCTACGTATAGACGCAATGCTTGGCGGGTGGGGGGGTAATCAAGTTACAGCGATGACTGTAATTATGGGTAATCGGGGTTATTTCTCAGTAGATTGGTCTTCTAGCTTGTATGTCCCAAAGGAAGTTAGATTTGTTGTCTACCAAGAAGTAGATGGAAGTCACTCTGTTTACCTGTTTTTTCTTCCCTCAATATTCGCCAAAGCCGCGTTCAACTTGCAAGGTCTTGGCTGCCAGTCGTATGCGTCGCCTACCTATACGGACACAGTTTCCGGCACTCTTGTATGGGATAGCGGGGCTAATGTTGGAAGTAATACCTACAAATCCCCTCGCTCTTATGGAACAGGCGAATATGTAGGTTTCGAAAATGGCACTAGTTTTGACAGTATTGTTGAGGTGCGTGCGCAAGATGGAGCCACATCTTCTGTGTCGTATATCGCAGGTGCACCAAAAGCAAATTCAATGGCGGCTAAACAAGAAGCAGAAGCCATTCGTATTGGTGTATCTGGTAATTCGGGCGTTTCTTACGCAGGCTTCTTCAATGCTTACGTGTCCGTCGGTGAAAATGCCAGCCCATTCGCGCTGGGGTATAAACTGACGCTAAAGGCTCGTGACGTGGGTTCGGGAAACTTCACCCCAACACTGTTCTCCATTGCCGGTAATGGCATGGTTTATGTTCCCTTGCTCAAAGCAGGAAGCTCAGACCCAGCTGCGTTTCACAATATATCCCGTGGAACGGGACAAGGTGCAGAGATTCTTATGGTCGGCGTAGATAATGCGCCAGCGCCAAGTGTAGGAATTTTGGCTTCTGATGGGACAGGTAGTTGGGGGCCAACTCTGTCGGTACTGTACGTGGGTAAGAACTCCGTTACAGGCCGCAGCATCTCAGCTTCCGGTACAGTTAATACATCTGGTAACGATTATGCCGAGTATATTTTCAAAAGCCCAATCTGCGGCATCGTCTCCCCCGGTCAAATTGTCGGCATCACCGCCGACAATAAAGTCACGGACAAGTGGGCCGATGCCATCATGTTCTCGATCAAATCGACGGCACCCTCGTTTGTCGGTGGCGATTCCTGGGCCAGCGACGTAGGGCAGCGCCCGTCGCCCCAGGCAGGGCCAGCACCGAGCCAGCCCCTGCGCCGTGAAGACGTGGTCACGCAGCAGCCATTGGCCGGCGCCAATCCACCGGATTACGAGGACGTGGTAACTGAACCAGGCGACACCGATGAAGAATGGGCGGAAAAGCAAGCCGCCTACACTGCCGCGCTGGCCGCCCACAACGTCGCCGTGCAGCAGGACGCCGAGGCCATGGCCACCTTCGACGCGGCGCTGGAAGTCAAGCGCCAGAAGGTCGACCGCATCGCCATCGCCGGCCGCGTGCCGGTGAACGTGCAGGGTGCCCAACCAGGCGATTACATCGTGCCGGTGCAGGACGGCGCCGGCATCAAGGGCGTTCCCGTGCACGAGGATGACCTCAGCATGAAGCAGTACCTGCGCGCGGTCGGCCGCGTGATCTCGATCGAGCCGGATGGCCGGGCCTATGTGATGGTCAAGGTCGTGTAGTACAGCAGCACTCCACCACAAACCCGCTTCGGCGGGTTTTTTCATTTCCACCACCTGAAAGGCAACCATGGCCCTCGAAACCACCGCCGCCGGCGGCGCTTTAATCAAACTGTTTGGCGTGCCCGTGCTGGCTGGCGCCGCTGCCACGTCGCTGGGCTTCATGTTCATGTGGCCCCAGTCCACCAAGGAGGCGTTTATTCGTTTTTGTTCCAGCATTATCATTTCCACCTTTCTCGGTCCCGTACTCGTGGCAGCCGTGCTGTCGTGGTGGCCCAGCTTGTTTGACAGCGCGAAGACCGTGGCGGGCCTGTATGGCGGCGATCCGGCCACGGGATTTTTGTTCATCGCCGCACCAGTGATGGTGGCGGCTGGCTTGCCCGCCTGGTGGGTGCTGGGCGCCTGCGTGCGCTGGTTCGACAAGCGGCGCGGCAAGGATATCGGCGAACTGGCGGCCGATGCGGCCGCTGCCGTCAAGGATGTGCGAGGTATGCTGTGACAGGCGCGCAATTGATGCAGATCATGCCGTTGGCCGGTCGCCGCGCTACGCTGTTCCTGGCGCCACTGAATGCGGCGATGGCCGAGTTCGGCATCGATACACCGCTGCGCCAGGCGGCGTTCCTGGCGCAGGTGGGCCACGAATCGGGACAGTTGCGCCATGTGCGCGAACTGGCCAGCGGCGCGGCCTATGAAGGCCGGGCCGACTTGGGCAATGTTGTCGCCGGTGATGGCGTGCGCTTCAAAGGACGCGGCTTGCTGCAGGTGACGGGGCGCGTCAATTATGCGGCGTGCGGCGTGGCGCTGGGCCTGGACTTGCTGGTGGCGCCGCAGTTGCTGGAGCAAACGATTTTCGCTTGCCGCTCGGCGGGCTGGTTCTGGCAATCGCGCGGCTTGAACCGCCTGGCCGACGCGGGCGACCAGGAACGGGTGACGCGCCGCATCAACGGCGGCGTGAACGGCCTGGCCGAGCGCCTGGCCCTGTACGTGGCAGCGCGCAGGGTGCTCGCATGAAGCCGTCGTTGAGCATTGTGGCCATGCTGCTGTTGTTGGGGGCAGCCGTATTTTCCGCCCAGCGCTGGGGACGCGAAGCGGGCCGTGCCGCATGTGCGGCGCAAGTGCTGCAGGTACAAGGCGTATTGCTGCGCCAGGACCAGGCGCTGAATGCACTGAGGGAGGAGGGCGTACGACGCTCGGCGCGGGCCCGGCTAGCGCTGGCCGGTGCCCTGGCCGGGCAGACTGAGGCGCAGGCGGCTGCGGCGCGTATCCTGGCATTGCAGCCCGCAGGCGATGCGTGCCGCGCGGCCGAGGCGCTGATCGCCCGTGAAACGGCTGGAAGCGCCGCTGGCGGGACGCCATGAGCGCGGCATGCACGGCAATGACGAGTGCGCCGGCGCCGCTGCGCGTCTGGCTCTGCTTGCGCGCTTGCTCACTGACCTGTTCACTGGCCAGCCTGCTGGTGTGTCTGCTGGGGGGCTGCGCGGCAGGCGGACCAAGGCTGGAAGCGGCAACGGAAAGGCTGCCCATTGCCGTGCCCTGTATCGCCGTTCGCCCTGCGGCGCCACTCTTGCCAGCCGTGCCGCAGCACGGCATTTTTGCGCAAGTACAAGCCTTGCTGGCGCGCGAGCAATTGCGTACTGCCTATGTGCGGCAGCTGGAAGCGCTGATGGATGGCTGTGCCGGCAGCTAGCGCAGAGCGCTGCTTGACGACATCGGCGCCTGGTTGGTGGCCAGAGTGCAGTTGACTTGCGGCAGGCTGCACCGTGCATGCCCCCTGGCCGCGAGCGCCCGGTGGCGTTTCCTCATGCCCGGTCCTGATGCTGCCTCCCATGCCGCCTTCTGGTGCGGCCGCGTGCTGGCGCGCCAGAAAACAGTGCAGCGCGGCGTGGCGGGCGCCTGATTTTGACGAACGTGATGGTATTTCGGCACAATTCCTGTATACAATCGTCGCTGGCACGAAGCGTGCATGGCATACCTTGGTCATCCCATCCAAGGAGCTTTGCATGCCTCATCCACCGCCAGTGTGTTCCTGTCGTCCCGTTTCTCTCTTGCTTTTCCCTTTCACCTGCGCCCATCCGGGCCGCGGCAACCCAGGAAATGGAGCGTAAATGGCCTCTCCCCGCTTGAAATCCATCCACCGCAGCGCTCCGGGCGGCACGCCTGCCGCGCCATCGCCCGTCGATGAAATCCTGCCAGCCGGCAAGCTGTTCACCCTCGGTTTGCAGCATGTGCTCGTCATGTATGCGGGTGCCATCGCCGTGCCGCTGATCGTCGGCCGTGCCCTCAAGCTGCCGCCCGGGCAGGTGGCGGCGTTGATCAGTGCCGACCTGTTCTGCTGCGGCCTGGTGACCCTGATCCAGTCCCTGGGCATCGGCAAGTACTTCGGCATCCGCCTGCCCGTGATGATGGGTGTGACCTTTGCCGCCGTCAGTCCCATGCTGGCCATGGCGAACAACCCGGCCCTGGGCATCACCGGCATCTTTGGCGCCGTGATCGGCGCCGGCGTGGTCTCCATGCTGATCGCGCCTTTCATCAGCCGCCTGCTGGCCCTGTTTCCGCCCGTGGTCACCGGCAGCATCATCGCCGTGATCGGTGTGTCGCTGATGCGCGTGGGCGTGAACTGGGCCATGGGCGGGCCGCCCGCCATGGCGCAAATTGCCGATCCCGCCTTCCTCAAGATGGCCGCTGCCGCCACGGCGGCCGGCTTGCCTGCGCCGCTTGGCCCCGTGCCGCTGATCGCCAACCCCGGCTACGGCGCGCTGGATAACATGGGCATCGTCTTTTTCGTGCTGGCCGTCATTTTGCTGGTGGCCAAGTATGGCCGGGGGTTCCTGTCGAATATCGCGGTATTGATCGGCATCATCGCCGGCACAGCCTTGTCGTTTGCGCTGGGCAAGGCCGATTTCGCCAAGGTGGCCAGCGCCAAGGCCTTTGCCATCGTCACGCCGTTTCAGTTCGGCATGCCGACCTTCGACGTGGTCGCCATTGTGACCATGAGCCTGGTGATGATCGTCGTCATGATCGAATCGCTGGGCATGTTTTTGGCGCTGGGCGAAATGACGGACAAGCGCATCACGCAGGACGACATCAGCCGCGGCTTGCGCGTCGATGGCCTGGGCACGCTGATCGGCGGCATCTTCAATACCTTCCCGTACACCTCGTTCTCGCAAAACGTGGGCCTGGTCGGGGTGACGGGCGTGCGCAGCCGCTGGGTCTGCGTAGCGGCCGGCATCATCCTGCTGGTCATGGGCGTGATCCCGAAGATCGCGCAGACGGCCGAAGCCGTACCGGCGTTCGTGCTGGGCGGGGCAGGGCTGGTGATGTTCGGCATGGTGGCCGCCACCGGCATCCGCATCCTGGCCGGCGTCGACTACAAGAGCAACCGCAACAACCTGTTCATCGTGGCCCTGGCTATCGGTTTTGGCATGCTGCCACTGGTGGCAGAGCAATATGCGCAGCACATGCCGAAGGCCCTGTCGCCGTTGCTGCACAGCGGCATCCTGCTGGCCGCCATCGTGGCCGTGCTGCTCAATCTGTTTTTCAACGGGCTGGCGTCAAGCGAAAAAGCGCGGGAGCAGGCGCGCGATAACAGTCATGGCAGCGAGTGAGGAGAGTCGCCCCGCGCCGGCCTGCTGGTCAGCCAGGCGGCAGAATGTTGAGCACCACGCAATTGCGTCCCGCATCCTTGGCGTGGTATAGCGCGGCGTCGGCCAGCCGCAACAGGGCGTCGGGATCGGCGGCGCCCGGTGGCGACTGGACCGCGATGCCGACGCTGATCGTCACCTGTGCCGCATCCGCACTCGCATGGGGGATGGACAGCTCTTCGATGGCACGCCGCAGCGCGTCGCCGATCTGACGCGCCTCGTCAGCGCCCGTGTTCGGCAGCACGATCGAAAACTCTTCGCCGCCGTAGCGCGCCGTCAGGTCGCCCGCGCGCCGCATGCCGGCCGCCAGCGCCTGCGCGACCCGGATCAGGCAGGCGTCACCGGCCTGGTGGCCGTGACGGTCGTTGAAGCGCTTGAAGTAGTCGACATCGAGCATGATGACGGCAAGCGACTGGCCGACGCGCGTGGCACGCGCACATTCGGCGCGCAGCACGTCGTCGAAATGGCGCCGGTTCGACAGGCCCGTCAGGCCGTCGGTGATGGACAGGGTCGCCAGCTTGCGGTTGGCGTCTTCCAGCTGCTCCGTGCGTTCGGCAACGCGCCGCTCCAGGCTGTCATGCAGCCTGGCGCTGGAGATCGAGATCATCGCCTGTACACCGAGCATGCGCAGGAAGGCGACGCGCTCCTGCGTGAACGAGGCTTCTGCCAGCCGGTTCTCGAAGTACAGGATGCCGCCGATCTGGCCGCCGTGCCGGATCGGCAGGCACATGACGGCGCGCGGCCGCCGCAATTGCACGTACGCGTCGGCGGCAAAGCGCGAGACGCCCGTGATGCTGTCTTCGATCACCTCCGCGCCAGTGCGGATCACGTAGCGCAGCAGCGATAGCGGGAATTGCGGGTCGCTGGCGGCGTTCAGGTCGAGCCGCCGTGCTTGCAGGACGGTGATGCCATCGTCATCGATATTGGCCTCCAGCTGGTAGCTGCCTTCGGATAGCAGCAGCAGGCGCGCCACTTGCCCGCCAGCGTTTTCGCATACGATGGAAATGAGGCGTGTCAGCACGTTGCGCAGGCCCACTTCGTTCGACAGGATCTGTGCCGCTTTCAGCAGCGACACCATGTCGAGCGCGGAAGCGCCGTGCGTGTGGGGGCCCACATGCGACAGCGTGGCGCGGCCATCCATCCTTGACAGCAGCGCAGCGTGGCGCGCCCGCAGTTGCGTCACCTTGCCCTCCGCACCCCACTGGCCGTAGTGCGCGATGGCGTCCTGGATGAAGACGCCGGCCACGCGCGCGTGGCCCTGCTCGGACCAGCATTCGCCGCACAGCTCATTGCCCAGCGCTTGCACGTTGATGTAGCCTGCCAGGCCCGCGGCGTCGATCGCCTGCCGGTAATGGCGCGTGGCCAGCTGCAGATCGTCCCTGTAGCGTGCCATCTCGGCCATCACCAGCAGATGTTTGGCCGCGCTATTGTCCGAGCCTTGCCTGGCCCACTCGGCGAGGCTCGCCTGCAGTGCGTCGATCACGCTCAGCACCGCGCCCGCATCGGGTCGCGCCGGGTCGCGTCGCAAGGCGCGGATCAGGATCAGCGCGGCGTAGAAGCTGCACTCGGCAACCTTGGCCTGGCCGCGCATGATCTGGGTGACGATGCCGAGCTGACCGGCCAGCAGCTCGGCGTCGGCGCCGTCGAACAGGTAGGCGTTGCGGATCTTGCCTTGCAAATAGTAGGCGCGGTACAGCTGCGAGTCGCCATACTGATTGAGGAAGCGCGCCTCGCTGAACGTCGCATCATCGTAGCTGTCGTGCCGGGGCAGCAGGCCCATCAGACATTTGATCGGCTGGACAGCGGCGGCGACGCAGCAATCGGCCATCGCCTGCTGGCCGTTGGCGCGCATCAGCGCCAGGTCGTGCTCGATGTCGTGCATCAGGTGCGGCAGATAGTCGCCGAGGATCATCCTCTCGGTGGCGCGCACGGCCGCCACCACGCCGACCTGCACGAAATCGGCGATTTCCAGTGCCCAGCCAAAGGCTTCTTCGTACAGGGCGTCGGAGCTGCGCAGCGGCTGCGTCCAATGGCTGATGAGCGCACCGAACATTAGGCCCGTGAGCGTGCGCGTCTGCAGATTGGCACGCCGCCTGGCCAGCGCCATCGCCATCGCGCCGAAGTCGTAGCCGCGCGCCACGTCGCCGTCGTACAGCGCCAGCATCATCGCGTAGCCGACATAGGCGACGGCGCTGAAATCGCTGTTCCCCCGTTGCATGGACAGCCGCGTCATCGATACCACCATCAGCGCGCTCAGATCCTGCTGGCCGGCGTAATAGCTGGCCATCCACAGGCCCTGCATCATCTGCATCGCGGCCACCGCGTCCGGCGCGCACATGTCGCCGGCCGCCAGCAAGGTGTCGGGCGCCCGCGCGCCAGGCTGCCGTCCGATATCGGCGAGGATCTCGTCGAAGCGCGCCTTCATGTGCGCCACATCGTGTGGAATGGCGATGTTCAACTGCGCCAGGCCTTCGCGCTGCACGGCGATGGCGTCGAGCAGGCGGCCCTGCAATTGATACTGGTGCGCCTGGATGGCAATGCAGCGTACCTGCAGCAGCGGGCGCAAGGTGCGGGCGCGCAGCAGCGGATAGATCGCCTCGGCGGCATCGAACTGCCCGCACAGGTAAGCCGCTTCGGCCGCGCCCAGCTGCAGGTCGAGCCAGAGGTCGGCGTGGACGCTCCACGCCTCCGCAGACAGCAGACCCAGACCAATTCGCATGTGTTCCAGCGTGGCCTGGAACGCGGCCGAGCGTCGTGCCTTGCCGCCGGCCCGCAGATTGAGCGCCGCCAGCTGCACGCGCTCATCCGCATCGTCGAGCAGCGCACGGCCGGCGTTGAGCTGCTCGACGATTTCAAACAGTGTTACGTCCTGGTGCTCCGGCGCCGTATGCCGCAGCAGCAGGCGGCCGATGCGAAGATGGTTGGCCGCGCGGGTGCCGGCATCGGCGACCAGGTAGGCTGCCTGCTGCACCCGGTCGTGCAGGAAACGGTAATTGACGCCGCTGTGGCCGGCACGGGTGTCGCCATCGACGTATTTATAGCGTTCGTCGAGCGGCTGGGCCAGTCCGGCATGGAGCGCCGGCCACAAGGCTTGCTGCGTGTGCCGGGGCGAGCGGTCCGTTGCCAGTGCAAGCGTGTCGAGCGTGAAGCGGTTGCCGCTGGAGGCGGCCAGTTGCAGCAGGTGCTGCGTTGCCGTGGGCAGGCGGTGGATTTTCTCCAGCAGCACATCGACCACGTTGTCGGTATATTTGACCTGTTGTATCGCGGGCAGGTCCCAGTCCCAGCAATCGCCTTCGGCCCGGTAGCGCAGGTGGCCCGTCTCATTGAGCGAAGCGAGGAACTGGTTGAGGAAAAATGGATTGCCGGCCGTCTTGTTGTAGCAAATGCGGGTCAGGGGCGCGCAGTCAGGTGCCGCCACGCGCACGGTAGCCGCTACCATTTGCGCCACCTGCGGCTCGCTCAGGGGGCTCAGTAACAGCGTGGACAGGCGCACCTCGCGTGCGAGCAGCTTGTCGCGCAGCGCGATGAGCGGGTGCGCGGCGCTCACTTCGTTGTCGCGGTA of Janthinobacterium sp. PAMC25594 contains these proteins:
- a CDS encoding diguanylate cyclase domain-containing protein, with translation MSSLFDHEIIQQLHSGGRSRVYRARAADGTALIVKKPNQQFPSFQQLAQFKREYAIARRCRHPGVVHPLALQLHGGCWTMLQEDGGGQALDQVLRTQLAARRTPAQPALALEDFFDIALQLCAALEEVHRHGVIHKDINPSNLVWNADRRLLQLTDFGIACELPYESPGIVNLQALEGTLRYMAPEQTGRMNRRVDWRADFYALGATLYELLAGQAPFEAGDAMELVHCHIARSPDWSHPALADLPGQLLPIIQRLLEKNADQRYQSLQGLRRDLEACRANKPAQALKLSDHNRRFLVPQTLHGREDAIAVLLAAFERSAAGSCEMLLLAGHSGIGKSAVVNEVQKPIVARRGCFLSGKFDQLQRDVPYASLIQAFQGLVRQLLGQPEETLRQWSGKLHGALGDGIGVLVELIPQLALIVGPTDALPASAPAQAQLRLDRLFPRFVEVFACAGHPLVLFLDDLQWADAATLRMIELLMLSCDKCCLLFIGAYRDNEVSAAHPLIALRDKLLAREVRLSTLLLSPLSEPQVAQMVAATVRVAAPDCAPLTRICYNKTAGNPFFLNQFLASLNETGHLRYRAEGDCWDWDLPAIQQVKYTDNVVDVLLEKIHRLPTATQHLLQLAASSGNRFTLDTLALATDRSPRHTQQALWPALHAGLAQPLDERYKYVDGDTRAGHSGVNYRFLHDRVQQAAYLVADAGTRAANHLRIGRLLLRHTAPEHQDVTLFEIVEQLNAGRALLDDADERVQLAALNLRAGGKARRSAAFQATLEHMRIGLGLLSAEAWSVHADLWLDLQLGAAEAAYLCGQFDAAEAIYPLLRARTLRPLLQVRCIAIQAHQYQLQGRLLDAIAVQREGLAQLNIAIPHDVAHMKARFDEILADIGRQPGARAPDTLLAAGDMCAPDAVAAMQMMQGLWMASYYAGQQDLSALMVVSMTRLSMQRGNSDFSAVAYVGYAMMLALYDGDVARGYDFGAMAMALARRRANLQTRTLTGLMFGALISHWTQPLRSSDALYEEAFGWALEIADFVQVGVVAAVRATERMILGDYLPHLMHDIEHDLALMRANGQQAMADCCVAAAVQPIKCLMGLLPRHDSYDDATFSEARFLNQYGDSQLYRAYYLQGKIRNAYLFDGADAELLAGQLGIVTQIMRGQAKVAECSFYAALILIRALRRDPARPDAGAVLSVIDALQASLAEWARQGSDNSAAKHLLVMAEMARYRDDLQLATRHYRQAIDAAGLAGYINVQALGNELCGECWSEQGHARVAGVFIQDAIAHYGQWGAEGKVTQLRARHAALLSRMDGRATLSHVGPHTHGASALDMVSLLKAAQILSNEVGLRNVLTRLISIVCENAGGQVARLLLLSEGSYQLEANIDDDGITVLQARRLDLNAASDPQFPLSLLRYVIRTGAEVIEDSITGVSRFAADAYVQLRRPRAVMCLPIRHGGQIGGILYFENRLAEASFTQERVAFLRMLGVQAMISISSARLHDSLERRVAERTEQLEDANRKLATLSITDGLTGLSNRRHFDDVLRAECARATRVGQSLAVIMLDVDYFKRFNDRHGHQAGDACLIRVAQALAAGMRRAGDLTARYGGEEFSIVLPNTGADEARQIGDALRRAIEELSIPHASADAAQVTISVGIAVQSPPGAADPDALLRLADAALYHAKDAGRNCVVLNILPPG